The Amblyomma americanum isolate KBUSLIRL-KWMA chromosome 6, ASM5285725v1, whole genome shotgun sequence genome has a window encoding:
- the TfIIA-S gene encoding general transcription factor IIA subunit 2: protein MSYQLYRNTTLGNTLQESLDELIQCGQITPHLALKVLLQFDKAINNALASRVKTRLTFKAGHLSTYRFCDNVWTFVLKDVEFREVQELVKADKVKIVACDGKNQNQT, encoded by the exons ATGAGTTACCAGTTGTACAGAAACACAACCCTCGGAAACACTTTACAGGAGAGTTTAGACGAGCTGATACAG tgtgGGCAAATCACACCTCACCTCGCCTTGAAAGTCCTCCTGCAGTTCGACAAGGCAATTAACAATGCCCTGGCAAGTAGGGTAAAAACGAGACTAACGTTCAAG GCTGGGCACTTAAGCACATACCGATTTTGTGATAACGTCTGGACGTTTGTGCTGAAGGATGTCGAGTTCAGGGAAGTCCAAGAGCTTGTCAAAGCTGACAAAGTGAAGATAGTTGCCTGCGATGGAAAAA ATCAAAACCAGACCTAG